The proteins below are encoded in one region of Gopherus flavomarginatus isolate rGopFla2 chromosome 12, rGopFla2.mat.asm, whole genome shotgun sequence:
- the XYLT2 gene encoding xylosyltransferase 2 produces the protein MVASARVQKLARRYRLAIATALAILLIQGLVVWSFSSLEEDEHGEGRQKKARLPENSEGSKDSDSSAGRRGSASRKHGRWKGRPESPGVLVAKVVRAVTTKHKPGRRLPAARDDSSRRNRTELRGDAQLAIFQHGDTGSVEGAPQPTENSFAPKCEITGKDALSALARASTKQCQQEIANVVCLHQAGNLMPRSVPRHCQLSGKVSPVIQWDESKTHQASVSKPVRIAYMLVVHGRAIRQLKRLIKAMYHQQHFFYIHVDKRSNYLHREALELAQHYPNIRVTPWRMVTIWGGASLLKMYLRSMKDLLEITDWPWDYFINLSATDYPTRTNEELVMFLSKYRDKNFLKSHGRDNARFIKKQGLDRLFHECDSHMWRLGERQIPEGIVVDGGSDWFALTRRFVEYVVYTEDQLVSQLRQFYTYTLLPAESFFHTILENSHACETLVDNNLRVTNWNRKLGCKCQYKHIVDWCGCSPNDFKPQDFLRLQQLSRPTFFARKFESTVNQEVLEILDSHLYGNYLPNTPGLKAYWENIYDRLDGLSGLSDLILTVYTSFSRLGLQKVTSSHVQKGEKLCRFEPHGSPTSVHLYFYDDRFQGYLVMQEVQNSGTGQVESLEMWMMPRGALKLAGHGGQTNRLQNLEVGTEWDPKERIFRNFGGLIGPFDEPVAMQRWSRGPNLTATVVWIDPTYVIATSYDITVEAEAEFTQYKPPLNRPLRPGVWTVRLLQFWEPLGENQFLVVPQTFNHKQPVGKDDSSWLHGGPPRNEYMEQSFQGLGGILNLPRSDEVEKEALRNAQLTGKALEDWTDSSISSFWSVADLCMSSPSSCSSLDMCSKTSWSSLSPDPKSELGAIKPDGRLR, from the exons ATGGTGGCGAGCGCCCGGGTGCAGAAGCTGGCCCGCCGCTACAGGCTGGCGATCGCCACCGCGCTGGCCATCCTGCTCATCCAGGGCCTGGTGGTGTGGAGCTTCAGCAGCCTGGAGGAGGACGAGCACGGCGAG GGACGGCAAAAAAAGGCCAGGTTGCCTGAAAACAGCGAAGGCTCCAAAGATTCGGACAGCTCCGCCGGTCGCCGGGGGAGCGCGAGCCGGAAGCATGGGCGGTGGAAGGGCCGCCCGGAAAGCCCTGGAGTGCTGGTGGCCAAGGTGGTGAGAGCCGTCACCACAAAACACAAACCTGGGCGAAGGCTCCCGGCAGCCCGGGACGACTCGAGCAGGAGGAACCGGACGGAGCTGCGTGGGGATGCCCAGCTGGCCATCTTCCAGCACGGCGACACGGGCAGCGTGGAGGGGGCTCCCCAGCCCACCGAGAACAGCTTCGCCCCCAAGTGTGAGATCACGGGCAAAGACGCCCTGTCGGCGCTAGCGAGAGCCAGCACCAAGCAGTGCCAGCAGGAGATCGCCAACGTGGTGTGCCTGCACCAGGCAGGGAATCTGATGCCCCGCTCTGTGCCCCGGCACTGCCAGTTGTCAG GGAAAGTCAGCCCTGTGATCCAGTGGGACGAGAGCAAGACGCACCAGGCCTCCGTGAGCAAGCCGGTGCGGATCGCGTACATGCTGGTCGTTCACGGGAGGGCCATCCGCCAGCTGAAGCGGCTCATCAAGGCTATGTACCACCAGCAGCACTTCTTCTACATCCATGTTGACAAG CGCTCCAACTACCTGCACCGCGAGGCCCTAGAGCTGGCCCAGCACTACCCCAACATCCGGGTCACGCCCTGGCGCATGGTCACCATCTGGGGTGGCGCCAGCTTGCTGAAGATGTACCTGCGCAGCATGAAGGACCTGCTGGAGATCACGGACTGGCCCTGGGACTATTTCATCAACCTGAGCGCCACTGACTACCCAACCAG GACCAATGAGGAACTGGTGATGTTCCTGTCCAAATACCGAGATAAGAACTTCCTGAAGTCTCACGGCCGAGACAATGCCAG ATTCATTAAGAAGCAGGGCCTGGACCGCCTCTTCCACGAGTGCGACTCTCACATGTGGCGGCTGGGCGAGCGGCAAATCCCGGAGGGCATCGTGGTGGATGGCGGCTCGGACTGGTTCGCGCTGACGCGGAGATTTGTGGAGTACGTGGTCTACACAGAGGACCAGCTGGTGTCCCAGCTGCGGCAGTTCTACACCTACACGCTTCTGCCAGCCGAG TCCTTTTTCCACACCATCCTGGAGAACAGCCATGCCTGCGAGACTCTCGTCGACAACAACCTCCGAGTGACAAACTGGAACCGCAAGCTGGGCTGTAAGTGCCAATATAAACACATAGTCGACTGGTGTGGGTGCTCCCCAAATGACTTCAAACCCCAGGACTTCCTGCGGCTACAG CAACTCTCCAGACCCACGTTCTTTGCCAGGAAGTTTGAGTCGACGGTGAATCAGGAAGTTCTAGAGATCTTGGACTCTCACCTCTACGGTAACTACCTGCCCAACACGCCAGGCCTCAAGGCCTATTGGGAGAACATCTATGACCGTCTGGATGGGCTGAGCGGGCTCAGTGATCTCATCCTGACTGTGTACACATCCTTCTCCAGGCTAGGGCTGCAGAAAGTGACCTCATCCCATGTGCAGAAGGGAGAGAAACTCTGCAG ATTTGAGCCGCATGGCTCCCCAACCAGCGTGCACCTGTATTTCTATGACGACCGTTTCCAGGGTTACTTGGTGATGCAGGAGGTGCAGAACTCTGGGACAGGGCAGGTGGAGTCTCTGGAGATGTGGATGATGCCGCGCGGGGCTCTGAAGCTGGCAGGTCACGGAGGACAAACTAACCGGCTACAGAACCTGGAG GTGGGCACGGAGTGGGATCCCAAGGAGAGGATCTTCCGAAACTTTGGAGGCCTGATTGGGCCTTTCGACGAGCCAGTGGCCATGCAGAGATGGTCCCGGGGGCCTAACCTCACCGCCACCGTGGTTTGGATCGACCCCACCTACGTCATCGCCACGTCCTACGACATCACCGtggaggcggaagcggagttcaCGCAGTACAAGCCCCCTCTCAATCGGCCCCTGCGCCCTGGTGTCTGGACTGTCCGACTCctccagttctgggagccccTCGGAGAGAACCAGTTCCTGGTGGTGCCACAGACCTTCAACCACAAACAGCCGGTCGGGAAAG ATGACAGCAGCTGGTTACATGGGGGTCCCCCCCGCAATGAGTATATGGAACAAAGCTTCCAGGGGCTGGGTGGGATTTTGAACCTGCCGCGCTCCGATGAGGTGGAGAAAGAGGCCCTGCGGAATGCGCAGCTGACGGGCAAGGCCCTGGAGGACTGGACGGACAGCAGCATCAGCAGCTTCTGGTCGGTGGCGGATCTCTGCATGAGCAGCCCCTCCAGCTGCTCCTCCCTGGACATGTGCAGCAAAACCTCCTGGAGTTCGCTTTCCCCAGACCCCAAATCAGAACTGGGAGCCATCAAACCTGATGGGCGACTGAGGTAG